tatatatttaacgacaattgaaaattaattactgttaatgattatttttgatatagtgaTTTTCACTCTTGAAATGTTTGGATATTAGTATGAGCTTTGGAGATTAGTACTCTCTCCGTCCcaatttatgtttttcattttaagtcGGTTAAATAAGAATGTTCTACTATTTtacttattaaaattaatttacttttgaactttttattttagcATTGATAAAATGAGGATTACCTCTATGACTTATTCTACATTAcaagttttaaatgtttttctttcattttatgcCTAGTCAAACGCTTAACGTAATTGAGATGAAAGGAGTAATTAAAGAAACACCCTACATATAATGTTAAAGACTAATATATACATTACACTGCTTGATTTTGAAAGACTACATTGATTCATATGATCAccaaatatttaagaaaaatttgaaGTCCTCGTGACTGAATATTTGAGCCTGTTCTGTACAGTGACTAACGCACAAGCTGGAAAGTTTTCATTTTGAGCTGCTTCCTTCTGAGTTTCTTCAGAGAGCTTCTCATAGTTCAGCACACAACATATCtttatcttttcttcttcacaTAAAGCATTAATATGTACctgttatatataaaatcaagagCTTAACTTCTATGTAAtcatatttgtaaaaaatatttacacaaACATATTCATTTAAAAGCACTTTTTATGTTACCTTGAGGTACATATCTATGGCAATATAAATGTTGTCATATGATTCTCTTGCAATATCCGGCATAGCCATGGCCAATGCCAAGAACTTTGAAGGTTTAAGACGAGGATCAGGGGCCACTTCTATGGTATACAGATCAATTAACTCAGCAACTTTCTTCACTtgatacattaatattttttcgcGGTTAGTGGAGAGGAATATGTCCACCAACCTAAGAATTAGACTGATATTGTAAGCAATTTTTTCACCAGCTGGAGAAGGAACAAGCAAATCATCCAATTTAGCTCGATCTAGCTGGGAGCCAATTAAATGTTCTAATTTCTCTATTGAACATTTGCTCATTTTTAAGGTAAAAGACGCCTGAAGAATGTCGAATAGACCTCTAATAGAGACGAAGTTGCTATCAAGAGAATAAAGGAGTTTGATAACTGTCTCAATGATTCTGCATTTCTGAACTGATGAAGCATTTAGACATTTCATTCTTTTGTAATAAAACAGGAATGAAGATATCACATGATGATCCAATTTCTTAGAAATCATTGTGTCGATAATCATCTTGAACATATTAAGTTTCAAGAATCCAAGATCTGCAAACCACCAGGTTGCTTGACAAGTGTAAATTCCCCTGCTTTCTGTACTAATGTCACCTGAAAACTGCATGGACGAATTGTCGGTAGAAGATGCACATGGACTAGAAATGTAATGAAGTTCAAGCCTTCCTACCACACAATCCATGAACTGTTGTAGTAAAGAGGAATATGGCATGAAAAAGATCAATTCTTGGCATTTTTTCAAGCCAATAATCAGCTCAGACCATGTCATGTAATGAATCTTTTCGAAAAAAGAAATAGTTTGCTCAACCAAACTTGGTCTCCCCTGCTGCATTTGTTGATTCATTTCAAGGTAATTGGCAGCACAATGCAGTTGAAACATGTTAAAAGGAGTTATCTTTATGGTACCACCATTATAGCAAAACTTAACAATGAGTTCAAAACACTCAGCACCTCCTGGAAATTTGTCGAAAATTAATTTCAACCTTGTTGTTTTCCCTGTCAACTTACTGAATAGTTTTCTTAATCTCCCAGAGTAAGATGCAAGAATAGTCTGCAGAATATATAAATGAGATGGTAAGTTAAGATTTTTCTCGAAGGGAAATGGAAACAATTGAGAATAGTAAAATGTATGTTACCTTGTCCACCAAGAATATTTCTTGTCCATTGACATCAACCTCAAGAAGACAGTAATTTTGCATAATGAAAAGATGGTTCCAATAGCTAAATTCTAAAAGACAGGGAAATGAATGTTAAAAGAAAGCATCAATTACTGTGGGATGTCTAAACTTGTAGAATGATATTCAAAGTAACAAACAAAATGCTGAGAGAtggaaaagataaaagaagttCCAACACTCATTCCagttttaaaaatagtttatttGAGCAGGTTTCTCGACATTTGTGAACTTTGCTACTATGTCAATGGCTGGTCAGCATAAAAAATTATAGGAATTAGAAGcatccaaaaatgattattactATTTGGGaagttagaaaatatttttttttctttaattacgACTTctcaaagaaattgaaaataacaCTGAAAACTATTGGTTGATAACACTTTTTATGAAATAGTTAAAATGTCACAATTTAAAATCAGATGTTAAAATTCACAAGAGAAGAGTTTTGTTTTTAGATGTGTTAACTCTACGAAAACTTAGTAGGAGCTTCCAAAAGTGCGGCTGTTAGATGGGTACACGAAAGTAATAAAGTTGGTTTGACTGTAAATTTCATGTTTGTCTATTGAAGCGAGTTAAATGATCACTTGCCAACGAACCTTCGAAATATCAAAGTCTTTTCTACTTCCAATATTGTCATTATTTTTCAAACGAGGATGTAAgttaaaattctcaaaaattgtTGCCATTCAGATCTTCCACAATTTACAGtggttgttgatgattttttctactttttgcCGTCAATTTTGGTTAGTGGGATAATTAAGCTGATAATTAATTTCCTTCACTGCAAACTAGATCCCACTATAACGAACACAACTTGTTTCACTTTCAGGGGAATACTGAAATTTCCAAATATTAGTGTTTCGTACAGATCGATAGCTAGTGTGAAACTTCTAATTTGGAAAAAGGAGTTCGATTAGTTAGGTTCTTTTTACAGAAACATAATAATTTAGTGAAGTTCATGTCTTCTCTTATATCTCTAGTACTATATATCTTTAAATAGTTTCTTCCTTTTCGTGTTTATCGAGAGTTTATTGAAAACTGTATGGATGAATGGGATTTCTCAACTCTTAATTAAATGTCAAATGAAGAAATCTTTTATAGAGAAATAAGTCTAATAATCCAAATTAATCGATCCAATAAAGATTGAATATTTAGGATTA
This window of the Solanum pennellii chromosome 2, SPENNV200 genome carries:
- the LOC107010655 gene encoding BTB/POZ domain-containing protein At3g22104-like, encoding MQNYCLLEVDVNGQEIFLVDKTILASYSGRLRKLFSKLTGKTTRLKLIFDKFPGGAECFELIVKFCYNGGTIKITPFNMFQLHCAANYLEMNQQMQQGRPSLVEQTISFFEKIHYMTWSELIIGLKKCQELIFFMPYSSLLQQFMDCVVGRLELHYISSPCASSTDNSSMQFSGDISTESRGIYTCQATWWFADLGFLKLNMFKMIIDTMISKKLDHHVISSFLFYYKRMKCLNASSVQKCRIIETVIKLLYSLDSNFVSIRGLFDILQASFTLKMSKCSIEKLEHLIGSQLDRAKLDDLLVPSPAGEKIAYNISLILRLVDIFLSTNREKILMYQVKKVAELIDLYTIEVAPDPRLKPSKFLALAMAMPDIARESYDNIYIAIDMYLKVHINALCEEEKIKICCVLNYEKLSEETQKEAAQNENFPACALVTVQNRLKYSVTRTSNFS